One Rickettsia prowazekii str. Breinl genomic region harbors:
- a CDS encoding succinate dehydrogenase iron-sulfur subunit, whose product MVELRLPSNSVVKKGREHKAQQKMLKPRKVKVYRYDPDLDENPTIDSFEIDLSKTGPMVLDALIKIKNEIDSTLTFRRSCREGICGSCAMNIDGTNTLACIKPIEDISGDIKIYPLPHMKVVKDLVPDMSHFYAQYESIEPWLKNDSPAPSNSERLQSIKDREKLDGLYECILCACCSTSCPSYWWNGDKYLGPAILLQAYRWIADSRDDNTGARLEALEDPFKLYRCHTIMNCTKTCPKGLNPAKAIGRVKNLIAERHGV is encoded by the coding sequence ATGGTAGAGTTAAGATTACCGTCAAATTCAGTAGTAAAAAAAGGTAGAGAGCATAAAGCACAACAGAAAATGCTAAAGCCTCGAAAGGTCAAAGTTTATCGATACGACCCTGATCTTGATGAGAATCCTACTATCGATAGTTTTGAGATAGATTTAAGTAAAACTGGACCTATGGTTTTAGATGCTCTAATTAAAATCAAAAATGAAATTGATTCTACCCTAACATTTAGACGTTCTTGTCGTGAAGGAATTTGCGGTAGTTGTGCAATGAATATTGACGGCACTAATACTTTAGCATGTATTAAGCCGATAGAAGATATATCGGGTGATATCAAAATATATCCACTGCCTCATATGAAAGTAGTGAAAGATTTAGTACCTGATATGTCCCATTTTTATGCACAATATGAATCTATAGAACCTTGGCTCAAAAACGATAGTCCTGCTCCTTCAAACTCTGAAAGATTACAGTCAATTAAAGACCGAGAAAAGCTTGACGGTTTATATGAGTGTATATTATGTGCTTGTTGTTCTACTTCTTGCCCTAGTTATTGGTGGAATGGTGATAAATATTTAGGTCCTGCGATTTTACTGCAAGCATATAGATGGATTGCGGATTCAAGGGATGATAATACAGGTGCACGTCTTGAAGCTTTAGAAGATCCATTTAAACTTTACCGTTGTCATACAATTATGAACTGTACCAAAACATGCCCGAAAGGCTTAAATCCCGCTAAAGCTATCGGTAGAGTAAAAAATTTAATTGCAGAACGCCATGGAGTATAA
- a CDS encoding class I SAM-dependent methyltransferase: MSVESKIRQLIYQHGYITCDVLMQEVLSSNPNSYYKQVKSLASEGDFVTAPEISQLFGEIIGLWCIREWQRIGNPKSLSLVELGPGRGLLMRDLLRTAKLVPEFYKALSIKLIEINKNFIAHQKSNLQDINLPIKHLAFIEEIPQKPTIIITNEFFDTMPIKQYIKVKELWYERIFLVQPVDGRIKYDKISINKRLQEYLLRTHIEAKDGAILEESYKSIEIIKFIAEHLKKVRGSCLIIDYGYDIAPYDRTRYQYNPTLQAVRKHKYCPILENLGEADLSAHVDFYSLKTVAKNSKINVIDTISQRDFLIQNGILLRKQTLKDKLNDKQVLIIEKQMERLILPEQMGKLFKVLQIMN; this comes from the coding sequence ATGTCGGTCGAATCCAAAATAAGACAATTAATTTATCAACACGGTTATATTACTTGTGATGTTCTAATGCAGGAAGTATTAAGCTCAAACCCTAATTCCTATTATAAGCAAGTAAAATCACTAGCTAGCGAAGGTGATTTTGTTACCGCACCTGAAATTTCACAGCTATTTGGTGAAATTATTGGATTATGGTGTATCAGAGAGTGGCAAAGAATCGGTAACCCCAAAAGTCTTAGTTTAGTTGAGCTTGGCCCTGGTCGAGGTCTATTAATGCGGGATTTACTACGTACTGCAAAATTAGTGCCAGAATTTTATAAAGCTTTATCAATTAAACTAATAGAAATTAATAAAAATTTTATTGCTCATCAAAAATCTAATTTACAAGATATTAATTTACCTATTAAACATTTAGCATTTATAGAAGAGATACCACAAAAACCTACTATAATAATAACAAATGAATTCTTTGATACTATGCCTATAAAGCAATATATTAAAGTCAAGGAATTATGGTATGAAAGAATATTTTTAGTACAACCAGTAGATGGAAGAATTAAATACGATAAAATAAGTATTAATAAGCGATTACAAGAATATCTACTACGTACTCATATTGAAGCAAAAGATGGAGCAATACTTGAAGAATCTTATAAGTCGATAGAAATTATAAAATTCATAGCTGAACATCTAAAAAAAGTAAGAGGTAGTTGCTTAATAATAGATTACGGATATGATATAGCCCCATATGATAGGACTAGATATCAATATAACCCAACATTACAAGCAGTAAGAAAGCATAAATATTGTCCAATTCTTGAGAATCTTGGAGAGGCTGATTTATCAGCGCATGTAGATTTTTACTCATTAAAAACAGTAGCTAAAAATAGCAAGATAAATGTAATAGATACAATATCACAACGAGATTTTTTAATACAAAACGGAATCTTATTACGTAAGCAAACATTGAAAGACAAGCTTAATGATAAACAAGTACTAATAATAGAAAAACAAATGGAAAGATTAATATTACCGGAACAAATGGGCAAACTATTTAAAGTATTGCAAATTATGAATTAA
- the ndk gene encoding nucleoside-diphosphate kinase, which yields MTIQYTFSMIKPDVIKRNKIGQVNTYLENAGLKIVAQKMKFLTKYEAECFYDEHRARPFFNSLVEYITSGAVVLQVLKGEDAITLNRTIMGATNPAEAKEGTIRKDLGESIEANSIHGSDSENSAKREIKFFFSKSEIIE from the coding sequence ATGACAATACAATATACATTCTCAATGATTAAGCCTGATGTGATCAAGAGGAATAAAATAGGACAAGTTAATACTTATTTGGAAAATGCAGGCTTAAAAATAGTAGCACAGAAAATGAAATTTTTAACTAAATATGAAGCTGAGTGTTTTTATGATGAACATAGAGCAAGGCCGTTTTTTAATAGCTTAGTTGAATATATTACTTCAGGAGCGGTAGTACTTCAAGTTCTTAAAGGAGAAGATGCTATCACTTTAAATCGAACCATTATGGGCGCAACTAATCCTGCTGAAGCAAAAGAAGGAACTATTAGAAAAGATTTAGGAGAATCAATTGAGGCTAATAGTATTCATGGGTCAGATAGTGAAAATAGTGCGAAAAGAGAAATCAAATTTTTCTTTTCCAAATCTGAAATTATAGAATAA
- a CDS encoding MFS transporter translates to MTNIESKIKMPRSPYVKKYNSWRIRILYSIVIGYATFYFCRQNFNIATPAIREYFGVTKTQIGWILTAASIMYGVSKACNGFISDKVNARIFMVLGLLFVGIITILIGFSDFLWLIGILWIASNWFQSMGWPPATKMLTHWFAAKELGTKWAIGATSNQIGGALAMISCGYLIDKFDWRAAFFVPGLVACVASLFLYNRLRNSPKEVGLSTVEEYKEYPPEAIGNYERLLTKQLLKMVFCNKLIWYVCLANMFVYIIRSGVIYWAPTFLKDLRNISFVNAGLQIGLYEMIGIPGALIAGILSDKLFQGRRGPIASICMILLTLLLVLFWKVPIQSELLSILILALIGFFVAGPQLLVGIAAADFSTRQAVGTANGLSGLFGYLGAAIAGVGVGWISDNYGWNGVFIFFSISALLGGVLFALTWNHSAEK, encoded by the coding sequence ATGACAAATATAGAGTCTAAAATTAAAATGCCAAGGTCGCCATATGTAAAAAAATATAATAGTTGGCGAATAAGGATTTTATATTCTATTGTTATAGGTTATGCGACTTTTTATTTTTGTCGTCAGAATTTTAATATAGCTACCCCTGCTATAAGAGAATATTTTGGTGTTACTAAAACACAAATTGGTTGGATCTTAACTGCTGCATCTATTATGTATGGAGTTAGTAAAGCTTGTAATGGGTTTATTAGCGATAAAGTTAATGCGCGAATATTTATGGTTTTAGGGCTTTTATTTGTTGGGATTATTACTATTCTAATAGGTTTTTCAGATTTTTTATGGCTTATAGGAATTTTATGGATAGCCAGTAACTGGTTTCAATCAATGGGATGGCCTCCTGCAACAAAAATGCTCACTCACTGGTTTGCTGCAAAAGAACTTGGAACTAAATGGGCTATTGGTGCGACTTCTAATCAAATAGGTGGTGCTCTCGCTATGATAAGTTGCGGTTATTTAATTGATAAATTTGATTGGAGAGCTGCTTTTTTTGTTCCAGGTTTAGTTGCGTGTGTAGCATCACTTTTTTTATATAATAGGTTACGTAATTCTCCAAAAGAAGTTGGGTTATCTACAGTAGAAGAATATAAAGAATATCCACCTGAAGCTATAGGAAATTATGAGCGATTATTAACTAAACAATTACTTAAGATGGTCTTTTGTAATAAGCTAATATGGTATGTTTGTTTAGCAAACATGTTTGTTTATATCATCCGTTCTGGAGTAATTTATTGGGCTCCAACATTTTTAAAAGATTTACGTAATATAAGCTTTGTAAATGCAGGTTTACAAATTGGTTTATATGAGATGATAGGTATTCCAGGAGCATTAATAGCAGGTATTTTATCTGATAAGCTATTTCAAGGTCGTAGAGGTCCTATTGCATCTATATGTATGATATTGCTTACCTTATTGTTAGTTTTGTTTTGGAAAGTCCCTATTCAAAGTGAATTATTAAGTATATTAATTCTTGCGTTAATAGGCTTTTTTGTTGCAGGACCTCAGCTCCTTGTAGGTATAGCAGCTGCTGATTTTAGTACTCGTCAAGCTGTTGGTACTGCTAATGGATTATCAGGATTATTTGGTTATTTAGGCGCTGCGATTGCGGGAGTAGGAGTAGGATGGATTAGTGATAATTACGGGTGGAATGGAGTATTTATATTTTTTAGTATTTCTGCTCTTTTAGGGGGAGTATTATTTGCTTTGACATGGAACCATTCAGCTGAAAAATAG
- the pgsA gene encoding CDP-diacylglycerol--glycerol-3-phosphate 3-phosphatidyltransferase, producing the protein MRIDKNLPNYLTIARIMVIPVIILLFYINNSLARKLGALLFVLASITDFFDGYIARKYNLVTSFGKMFDPIADKLLVGCVTIMLLKKDNVDEIPCLLILAREFLVSGLREFLALVKVSVPVSRLAKLKTFLQMFALSILILGSKGSGIIYLDIVGEIILWIAAFLTIITGYSYFKACKTYF; encoded by the coding sequence ATGAGAATAGATAAAAATTTACCTAATTATTTAACTATTGCTCGAATAATGGTGATTCCTGTTATTATATTACTATTTTATATAAATAATTCACTTGCACGTAAGTTAGGGGCATTATTATTTGTTTTAGCTAGTATTACAGATTTTTTTGATGGTTATATTGCAAGAAAATATAATTTAGTTACTAGTTTTGGTAAGATGTTTGATCCTATAGCAGATAAGCTATTAGTAGGTTGTGTTACTATAATGTTATTAAAGAAGGATAATGTAGATGAGATACCTTGCTTATTAATTTTAGCACGAGAATTTTTAGTTAGTGGTCTTCGGGAATTTTTAGCTCTAGTAAAGGTTAGTGTACCTGTATCAAGACTTGCTAAGCTAAAAACATTTTTACAAATGTTTGCTTTATCTATATTGATATTAGGTTCAAAAGGTTCAGGCATTATTTATTTAGATATAGTAGGGGAAATAATTTTATGGATTGCTGCTTTTTTAACAATTATTACAGGTTATTCTTATTTTAAAGCATGTAAGACATATTTTTAG
- the lgt gene encoding prolipoprotein diacylglyceryl transferase — protein sequence MILPNINPIIFSIGPFSISWYSLAYVVGILLGWFYATKIIEKFKPEITKKHIDDFITYAIIAIIVGGRLGYVLLYNPLKYFTNPIEILKTYEGGMSFHGATIGIIMAAYLFCQKYKINFLSLTDIITTVAPIGLFLGRIANFINCELYGRITNSSFGIIFPNSDLQPRHPSQLYEAFFEGLILFCILTYAVFRHDTLKKRGLNSGIYLIFYSLFRIIIEMFREPDIQIGFILDSLTMGQILSAPMLLLGSYLICRSNPK from the coding sequence ATGATATTGCCTAATATTAATCCAATTATTTTTTCTATAGGCCCATTTTCCATCTCTTGGTATTCTCTTGCGTATGTAGTAGGCATCTTGCTAGGATGGTTTTATGCAACCAAAATTATAGAAAAATTTAAGCCTGAAATTACCAAAAAACACATAGATGATTTCATTACTTATGCAATTATAGCCATAATAGTCGGAGGTAGATTAGGTTATGTTTTACTATATAACCCTTTGAAATATTTTACAAATCCAATAGAAATCCTTAAAACCTATGAAGGCGGCATGTCATTTCATGGTGCTACTATAGGAATAATTATGGCTGCTTATTTATTTTGTCAAAAATATAAGATTAATTTTTTGAGTCTCACGGATATAATAACAACTGTGGCACCTATTGGATTATTTTTAGGTAGAATAGCTAATTTTATTAATTGTGAATTATATGGCCGTATTACAAATTCGTCTTTTGGTATCATTTTTCCAAATAGCGATTTACAGCCACGTCACCCTAGTCAATTATATGAAGCTTTTTTTGAAGGTTTAATATTATTTTGCATCTTAACATATGCAGTATTTAGACATGATACTCTTAAAAAGCGAGGCTTAAATTCAGGAATATATTTAATATTTTATTCGCTTTTCAGAATAATTATTGAAATGTTTAGGGAGCCTGACATCCAGATTGGATTTATTTTAGATAGCTTAACCATGGGACAAATTTTATCTGCACCTATGTTACTTTTAGGAAGTTATTTAATATGTCGGTCGAATCCAAAATAA
- a CDS encoding mechanosensitive ion channel family protein: MQYLTDLYHTSSTELVLLFVMLASLMPVIFLIKRLIFIPIQNYLTRHHYDDCERILKKYPIFRYLLHTLLALYFLCWSNIFHPISFKTHVLLGIKDTVVILYTSISVTMLLLTLIDAFSDLYHNKIKNITKNAPLSLYFQILKIIVIVIAVIVTISYILNISLSKFLTSLGAAAALLTFVFKDTVLGLLASLQLTTQKIINIGDLVRVGEIEGIVEKITISVVTIRNFDQSISTVPTYSILNSNVTNYRGITESGARRIKRVFNINMATINFCDINLLKELKKSPYISKDLIDKITLDKEEQDLTNIKLFKLYIKEYLKNNPKVYTEGFTFLVRQLEPTITGLPIEIYIFVKEVNLVGYENIQDNISEHLISILPEFKLKIFQNVGVV; encoded by the coding sequence ATGCAATACTTAACGGATCTATATCATACCTCTAGTACTGAGTTAGTATTATTGTTTGTTATGTTGGCATCTCTTATGCCAGTGATATTTTTAATTAAAAGATTAATTTTTATTCCTATACAAAATTATTTAACAAGACATCATTACGATGATTGTGAAAGGATACTAAAAAAATATCCAATATTTCGTTATTTATTACATACTTTATTAGCACTTTACTTTTTATGTTGGAGCAATATTTTTCATCCTATTTCTTTTAAAACTCATGTATTGCTTGGAATCAAAGATACTGTAGTAATCTTATATACTAGTATATCTGTAACGATGTTATTATTAACGCTTATAGATGCATTTTCAGATTTGTATCATAATAAGATCAAGAACATTACTAAAAATGCACCACTTAGTTTGTATTTTCAAATATTAAAAATTATTGTCATAGTTATCGCAGTCATTGTAACTATTTCATATATATTAAATATTTCGCTTAGTAAATTCTTAACAAGTTTAGGTGCAGCTGCAGCTCTTTTAACATTTGTTTTCAAAGATACTGTTTTAGGATTACTCGCAAGTTTACAACTAACTACTCAAAAAATTATTAATATTGGGGATTTAGTACGTGTGGGTGAAATTGAGGGAATAGTTGAAAAAATTACTATTTCTGTAGTAACAATTAGGAATTTTGATCAATCTATTTCTACAGTTCCTACTTATAGCATTTTAAATTCTAACGTCACTAATTATAGAGGTATTACTGAATCAGGCGCAAGACGAATAAAAAGAGTATTCAATATTAATATGGCAACTATTAATTTCTGTGATATTAATCTTTTAAAAGAACTAAAAAAATCTCCTTATATCTCAAAGGATTTAATAGATAAAATTACTCTTGATAAAGAAGAGCAGGATTTAACTAATATTAAACTATTCAAATTATATATTAAGGAATATCTAAAAAACAATCCCAAAGTTTATACTGAAGGTTTTACTTTTTTAGTAAGACAACTTGAACCTACGATCACTGGTCTACCGATAGAAATATATATCTTCGTTAAAGAAGTGAATTTAGTAGGTTATGAGAATATACAGGACAATATTTCTGAACATTTAATTTCTATACTCCCTGAATTTAAATTAAAAATATTTCAGAATGTAGGAGTAGTATAA
- the yidC gene encoding membrane protein insertase YidC — protein sequence MNNNIINLIAAVVLSLSIIFGWQYFFVKPEQKKQQQRIAMHKSENLNKQKLKALAEPASDIAVQEASQVQRIKIESESLTGSIALKGLRFDDLILKKYKQDLSQNSPAVRLFSPANTENAYFAEIGLVSNLNSVKLPNSNTVWNSDSEVLSPEKPVNLFWINEDGIKFLVTITVDKNYLFTIEQTIINNSDKELPVQSYGLINRKYISLEKAVNILHQGPIGCIDENLKEYSYDDIKDKKSTKFALSKVDWIGITDKYWLSSLIPDKSSRYSSNFNYALKQGTERYQVDFISPVQVIKPGENLSIKSRIFAGAKKVDLLDEYEKSYDIKLFDRAIDFGWFYIITKPVFYAMNFFYGYVGNFGISILIVTVIIKLLMFTLANKSYRSMKKMKNLQPEIDRIKNLYNNDKARLNQEIMALYKKEKVNPVAGCLPILVQIPVFFSIYKVLYVTIEMRQAPFFGWIKDLSSPDPTTIFNLFGLLPFAPPSFLMIGAWPILMAITMFLHQKMSPELADPIQAQVMKFMPLIFLFMFSSFPVGLLIYWSWNNILSIIQQYYINKFN from the coding sequence ATGAATAATAATATAATTAATTTAATCGCAGCTGTTGTACTATCTTTAAGTATAATTTTTGGTTGGCAATATTTTTTTGTGAAACCTGAACAAAAAAAGCAGCAACAGAGAATTGCTATGCATAAATCAGAAAATTTAAATAAACAGAAGTTGAAAGCTTTAGCCGAACCTGCATCTGATATTGCTGTGCAAGAAGCAAGTCAAGTGCAACGTATTAAAATAGAATCTGAATCACTTACCGGATCCATCGCATTAAAAGGACTTAGATTTGATGATTTAATATTAAAGAAATATAAACAAGATTTATCTCAAAATAGTCCTGCAGTTAGATTGTTTTCACCAGCTAATACAGAAAATGCCTATTTTGCGGAAATTGGTTTAGTTAGTAATTTAAATAGTGTAAAACTTCCTAATAGCAATACTGTATGGAATAGTGATAGTGAAGTATTAAGTCCTGAAAAACCAGTTAATTTATTTTGGATTAATGAAGATGGAATTAAATTTTTAGTTACTATCACTGTTGATAAAAATTATTTATTTACAATAGAGCAAACCATTATTAATAATAGTGACAAAGAACTTCCAGTCCAATCTTATGGTTTAATAAACCGTAAATATATTTCTTTAGAGAAGGCTGTAAATATATTACATCAAGGACCTATCGGTTGTATAGACGAGAATCTTAAAGAATACTCATATGATGATATTAAAGATAAGAAAAGCACAAAATTTGCATTAAGTAAGGTTGATTGGATAGGTATTACTGATAAATATTGGTTATCTTCTTTGATTCCTGATAAATCAAGTCGTTATAGCTCAAATTTTAATTATGCTCTTAAGCAAGGTACTGAAAGATATCAAGTAGATTTTATTTCACCGGTACAAGTAATAAAGCCTGGTGAAAATTTATCAATTAAAAGCAGAATTTTTGCTGGAGCAAAAAAAGTAGACTTGCTCGATGAATATGAAAAAAGCTATGATATTAAGCTATTTGATAGAGCTATTGATTTTGGCTGGTTTTATATAATTACCAAGCCTGTTTTCTATGCTATGAATTTTTTCTATGGATATGTTGGTAATTTCGGTATTAGTATATTAATTGTTACAGTTATAATTAAGTTATTAATGTTTACTTTAGCCAATAAATCTTATCGTTCGATGAAAAAAATGAAAAATTTACAACCGGAAATCGATAGGATAAAAAATTTATACAATAATGACAAGGCGCGTTTAAATCAAGAAATTATGGCTTTATATAAAAAAGAAAAAGTAAATCCGGTTGCAGGTTGTTTACCTATACTTGTTCAAATTCCAGTATTTTTCTCTATATATAAAGTATTGTATGTAACTATTGAAATGCGGCAAGCACCATTTTTCGGTTGGATTAAAGATCTATCTTCCCCTGACCCTACTACTATTTTTAATTTATTCGGTTTATTACCATTCGCACCTCCATCATTTTTGATGATTGGAGCATGGCCTATTTTAATGGCTATTACTATGTTCTTACATCAAAAAATGAGTCCTGAACTTGCAGATCCGATTCAAGCTCAGGTAATGAAATTTATGCCGTTAATTTTCTTATTTATGTTTAGTAGTTTTCCTGTAGGACTTTTAATATATTGGTCTTGGAATAATATTTTATCGATAATTCAACAATATTATATTAATAAATTTAATTAA
- a CDS encoding carbonic anhydrase translates to MIYMKYIISCFIIVSSLNLYAAHNNVIADKKVIKVAASKEHLKTLKVASTILISCVDFRLINETSKLMKQLGLEDTFDKVSLPGASLALVNEKYTYWGKTIEDTIEILQALHNIEQIVFLDHRECGAYNILIGNEHLNTKEKEKVAHAEILNKARDIIREKFPQLKVYTFLMGLDGVVEQIYEDITPS, encoded by the coding sequence ATGATATATATGAAATATATAATTTCATGCTTTATTATTGTGTCTAGTTTAAATCTTTACGCTGCTCATAATAATGTAATTGCAGATAAGAAGGTTATAAAGGTAGCAGCAAGTAAGGAGCACTTGAAAACATTAAAAGTAGCTTCTACTATTTTGATTAGTTGTGTCGATTTTAGATTAATAAACGAAACAAGTAAATTAATGAAGCAATTAGGATTAGAAGATACTTTTGATAAAGTATCACTGCCTGGTGCATCACTTGCACTTGTTAACGAAAAATATACTTATTGGGGAAAAACTATAGAAGATACTATTGAGATTTTACAAGCATTACATAATATTGAACAAATTGTGTTTCTTGATCATAGAGAATGTGGAGCTTATAATATACTTATAGGGAATGAACATCTGAATACAAAGGAAAAAGAAAAAGTAGCGCATGCAGAAATTTTAAATAAGGCACGTGATATAATAAGAGAAAAATTTCCACAATTAAAAGTTTATACTTTTTTAATGGGGCTTGATGGTGTAGTAGAGCAGATTTATGAAGATATAACTCCTAGTTAA
- the tlc1 gene encoding ATP/ADP exchange transporter Tlc1, protein MSTSKSENYLSELRKIIWPIEQYENKKFLPLAFMMFCILLNYSTLRSIKDGFVVTDIGTESISFLKTYIVLPSAVIAMIIYVKLCDILKQENVFYVITSFFLGYFALFAFVLYPYPDLVHPDHKTIESLSLAYPNFKWFIKIVGKWSFASFYTIAELWGTMMLSLLFWQFANQITKIAEAKRFYSMFGLLANLALPVTSVVIGYFLHEKTQIVAEHLKFVPLFVIMITSSFLIILTYRWMNKNVLTDPRLYDPALVKEKKTKAKLSFIESLKMIFTSKYVGYIALLIIAYGVSVNLVEGVWKSKVKELYPTKEAYTIYMGQFQFYQGWVAIAFMLIGSNILRKVSWLTAAMITPLMMFITGAAFFSFIFFDSVIAMNLTGILASSPLTLAVMIGMIQNVLSKGVKYSLFDATKNMAYIPLDKDLRVKGQAAVEVIGGRLGKSGGAIIQSTFFILFPVFGFIEATPYFASIFFIIVILWIFAVKGLNKEYQVLVNKNEK, encoded by the coding sequence ATGAGTACTTCCAAAAGTGAAAATTATCTTTCAGAACTAAGAAAGATAATTTGGCCTATAGAACAATATGAAAATAAGAAGTTTTTGCCACTTGCATTTATGATGTTCTGTATTTTATTAAACTACTCAACTCTTCGTTCAATTAAAGACGGTTTTGTAGTAACAGATATAGGTACAGAATCGATAAGTTTTTTAAAAACATATATAGTACTACCTTCTGCTGTAATTGCTATGATAATTTATGTTAAGCTATGTGATATTTTAAAGCAAGAAAACGTATTTTATGTTATTACTTCATTTTTTTTAGGGTATTTTGCATTATTTGCCTTTGTTCTTTACCCATATCCTGATTTAGTCCACCCTGATCATAAAACTATAGAATCTTTAAGTTTAGCTTATCCTAATTTCAAATGGTTTATAAAAATAGTTGGTAAATGGAGTTTTGCATCTTTTTATACTATTGCCGAGCTTTGGGGAACAATGATGCTTAGTTTATTATTTTGGCAATTTGCTAATCAAATTACTAAAATCGCTGAAGCTAAACGTTTCTACTCAATGTTTGGTTTACTTGCGAATTTAGCATTGCCTGTAACATCAGTGGTTATTGGATATTTTCTACACGAAAAAACTCAAATAGTTGCAGAACATTTAAAATTTGTACCTTTATTTGTTATAATGATAACAAGTAGTTTCTTAATAATATTAACATATAGATGGATGAATAAAAATGTTCTAACTGATCCTAGACTATATGATCCAGCATTAGTAAAAGAAAAAAAAACTAAAGCTAAATTGTCGTTCATAGAAAGTTTAAAAATGATCTTTACTTCGAAATATGTAGGTTATATTGCATTATTAATTATTGCTTATGGTGTTTCAGTAAATTTAGTTGAAGGTGTTTGGAAATCCAAAGTAAAAGAATTATATCCGACAAAGGAGGCTTATACCATATATATGGGTCAGTTCCAATTTTATCAGGGTTGGGTTGCAATTGCTTTTATGCTGATAGGTAGTAATATTTTAAGAAAAGTATCATGGCTAACTGCAGCTATGATCACTCCATTAATGATGTTCATAACAGGTGCGGCATTTTTTTCATTTATATTTTTTGATAGCGTTATTGCAATGAATTTAACCGGCATCCTTGCTTCAAGTCCTTTAACACTTGCTGTTATGATCGGTATGATTCAAAATGTTTTAAGTAAAGGTGTAAAATATTCTTTATTTGATGCAACTAAAAATATGGCGTATATTCCACTTGATAAGGATTTACGAGTCAAAGGGCAAGCTGCCGTTGAAGTTATCGGAGGAAGGCTCGGTAAATCAGGCGGTGCTATTATTCAATCTACATTCTTTATTTTATTTCCTGTATTTGGTTTTATAGAGGCGACTCCTTATTTTGCTTCTATATTCTTTATAATAGTAATATTATGGATATTTGCAGTTAAAGGTTTAAATAAAGAGTATCAAGTTTTGGTAAATAAAAATGAAAAATAG